A window of Quercus robur chromosome 12, dhQueRobu3.1, whole genome shotgun sequence genomic DNA:
ACAAGAACAGTATGGAAAGAAATTCACTGTCCAAACCAAATTTACCTACAGAATAATTGAAGCAACCTAATTGTcaataataaaaacaagaaatattaaACAATTATGCAAACTTTATTCCTAGCTAAACATTTCCTCCAATGCGAGCCTCTTCTTGGGGAGGGACATACTTGCCCCAAATAGGGTGATTTCGCCACACAATAGACATTTCTTCAATTGGGACACCTTTAGTCTCTGGCAAGTACTTGAAAATAAAGAAACTCATTATCAACACCCAGAAAGCAAAGAAGATGAACAGGCCAAACTTCAAATGGCACAACATTAGGGTAAAGACTTGTGCAACGCCAAAGGTGAAAATCATATTAACTGAGACATTGATAGCCTGAGCAGCTGAACGAACTTCAAGTGGGAAAATTTCACTAGGTACCAACCATCCTAGAGGTCCCCATGACCATGCAAAGCCAGCAACGTATACACAGATGAAGAATACCAATCCATACGCATACCATGTTGGCAATTCACCAGGATTCCCACTTATACCAAATCTAGCAGCAATTGCAATTGTAATAATCACCTATGCATACACATCATATAAATACAAAGCACATgtcatataattaaatatagcatGTTCTCAATTAAATCCAAATATATAGTTGCATTGATAATGtaatatcatataatataagtaaatataacaaaatataataaatatattctCAATTAAATCCAAACATATGATTGCATTGATCAATGTAATatcatatacaaaatataaGTAAATAGAACAAAATGTAAATATAGAATATTCTCAATTAAATAATCTAAACATATAGTTGCATTAATATAGTACTATTCCCTAAATTTTACTCaattaaataaaccaaacaaatagTTGCACTGATCAACGTAGTACAATTCCCAATTTAATGTCTGCATCTAAGTTTTACCCCAATTGTATATGCATGAAAGCTTAGAAATTGACCTAATTAAAAGAGAGCATTGGCTGTATGGTGTACCTGACAAATGAACATTTGAGCACCACCCTCTATGAAAAGAGTCCTCCTTCCCCACTTATCAacactaaaaattgaaacaagGGTTGCAAGAGCATTAACAGTACCAGTAATCACAGCAGACATAAGCGAAGCACTGCTTCCAAAACCGATTGTTTTGAACAAAACAGGAGCATAAAATGTGATCACATTCATGCCAGTGAGCTGTTGGAACATAGGAATGCAAATGGCCATGGTGAGTTGAGGTCTATACTTGCGTTCCAATATAGTAGCCCAAGggtgtttgattaattttgagGCTTCACTAGCAGCAACTAGATCATTGAATTCCGCATCCACATTAGGAATGCCACGGATCTTTAAAAGTTGCTCTTTGGCTTCCTTATGATGGTCACGTTCAATCAAAGAGTTTGGTGTTTCCGGAAGAAAAAATGAGCCAATAATGATTATTATAGCAGGGATCATGGCACCCCCTAAGCTCAATCGCCATCCCCAACCACCCTTAATCTCAGCAAAGAAATAGTTTAGAAGATTGGCAACAAGCATGCCAATTG
This region includes:
- the LOC126709067 gene encoding sugar carrier protein C-like, which encodes MAGGTILTPGGKDYPGKLTRNVLITCIIAATGGLIFGYDLGISGGVTSMDSFLKEFFPSVYAKESSIKPSDDQYCKFDSQTLTSFTSSLYLAALVASLFAATVTRIFGRRTTMLSGGVLFCVGALINGFAQRIWMLIVGRLFLGFGIGCANQSVPIYVSEMAPYRFRGGLNMMFQLAITIGMLVANLLNYFFAEIKGGWGWRLSLGGAMIPAIIIIIGSFFLPETPNSLIERDHHKEAKEQLLKIRGIPNVDAEFNDLVAASEASKLIKHPWATILERKYRPQLTMAICIPMFQQLTGMNVITFYAPVLFKTIGFGSSASLMSAVITGTVNALATLVSIFSVDKWGRRTLFIEGGAQMFICQVIITIAIAARFGISGNPGELPTWYAYGLVFFICVYVAGFAWSWGPLGWLVPSEIFPLEVRSAAQAINVSVNMIFTFGVAQVFTLMLCHLKFGLFIFFAFWVLIMSFFIFKYLPETKGVPIEEMSIVWRNHPIWGKYVPPQEEARIGGNV